A genome region from Etheostoma cragini isolate CJK2018 chromosome 4, CSU_Ecrag_1.0, whole genome shotgun sequence includes the following:
- the LOC117944089 gene encoding synaptoporin, with product MCMVIFAPIFAICAFATCGGYYGHLQVKVDCSNRRQSNLSIDINFGYPFRLKEVHFKAPLCETKTEEILFLDGDFSSAAQFFLTVGVFAFLYSLLATIVYVFYQNKYLKNNRGPLVDFVVTVIFSLMWLVSSCCWAKTLSDIKTVTNPTQVLLLISSCRAQQNKCMATQEPLWSQLNTSAVFGFVNVVLWVGNIWFVFKETGWYKTGQRYPTRTASSKRSSEMRQRLYSESSFELPEEGFGPQPSRQDSFNQQVNRQGSFNQSQVSLSLPQAYLGKPVTYDRDSKVSSQGPIIFVNKI from the exons atgtgtatggtTATATTTGCTCCG ATTTTTGCCATCTGTGCTTTTGCAACATGTGGAGGATACTATGGTCATCTCCAGGTTAAAGTGGACTGTTCCAACAGGAGGCAGAGTAACCTCAGCATCGACATTAATTTTGGTTATCCTTTCAG acTAAAAGAAGTCCATTTCAAGGCTCCCTTGTGTGAGACAAAGACCGAAGAGATCCTTTTCCTGGACGGAGACTTTTCCTCAGCTGCTCAGTTTTTCCTGACCGTTGGTGTTTTTGCATTCCTGTACTCTCTGCTGGCAACCATCGTCTATGTCTTTTATCAGAACAAGtacctgaaaaacaacagaggcCCGCTTGTG GATTTTGTCGTTACGGTCATCTTCTCCTTGATGTGGCTGGTCAGCAGTTGCTGTTGGGCCAAAACTCTTTCTGATATCAAGACGGTCACAAACCCAACACAGGTGCTTTTGCTCATCTCATCCTGCAGAGCTCAGCAGAATAAATGTATGGCCACCCAAGAGCCTCTCTGGTCACAACTTAATACATCTGCA gtttttggttttgtaaaCGTCGTCCTCTGGGTTGGAAATATTTGGTTTGTCTTCAAAGAGACAGGCTGGTACAAGACAGGTCAAAGATATCCAACCAGGACTGCTTCTTCAAAACGCAGCAGTGAAATGCGACAGCGGCTGTACAGTGAGAGCAGCTTTGAACTGCCGGAGGAGGGTTTTGGTCCTCAACCTTCCAGACAAGACAGTTTTAATCAGCAGGTCAACAGACAAGGTAGCTTCAACCAGTCACAAGTAAGCTTGAGCTTACCGCAAGCATATCTTGGCAAACCAGTAACTTATGACAGGGACAGTAAAGTGTCTTCTCAAGGGCCGATTATATTTGTCAACAAGATATGA